Genomic segment of Eschrichtius robustus isolate mEscRob2 chromosome 7, mEscRob2.pri, whole genome shotgun sequence:
TGCACCTCCAGCCCCCTGCTCTGTTttccagaggaagggagggagcctCTGTGGGTTTGAGAGGGTAGGGCTGCCCTCATGGTGGTCCTCTGGGTGGCGGTGACACCCAGAGGTGCAGTGGCACAGTGGCTGGTTCACAGGGAGGACTACTGTCCTGACAGGCCTGGGTGTGTGTCTTGACTGTGCTTAttcactgtgtggccttggatgTGTTTTATTTCATCTCTTTGGGCCTCCATTTCTCTGCAaagtaggaataataatagtCCTTACCTTAAAGGGTCGTGAGGACTAAATAAAAGGGTGTGAAGCTCTTAGCACGGAGCCTGAACCTCGTTAGTGTTGGATCAGTGCAAACTCTGATTCTGATGTTAACCGTGGGCAGTTGTGGAGGTTGTGGCAGTGCCGCCTGACGAGGCCGCACCCCCTTCCCCAGGCATCTCCTATGTCGCTCCCCATCTCAACAATCTCTACTTCCTGCCCCTGTGCCGGCGCTGGGGCGTCtacgctgtggtgcgcgggctcttccTGCTCAAGCTGGGCCTGAGCCTGCTCATGCTGTTGGCTGGCCCCGACCGCCCCGGCCTGCTCTGCCTCTTCATTGCCAGGTATGCCCTGCCCTCCCTCATCCCCACACCTCTGTCCCACCCCTTCATTTTTATCTGCTCTCTCTCTGCTGGCAGCAACCGTGTCTTCACTGAGGGCACCTGTAAGCTGTTGACCTTGGTGGTCACTGACCTGGTGGACGAGGACCTGGTGCTGAACCACCGCAAGCAGGCGGCCTCAGCGCTTCTCTTTGGCATGGTGGCCTTGGTGACCAAGCCAGGCCAGACCTTCGCCCCGCTGCTGGGCACCTGGCTGCTGTGCTTCTACACAGGTGAGGGCCCAGGGGCTGGCACGGggctctggaggctccagggagcACGGCTTACCTGGTGTACCAGCTGATCAGCCTGGGAACTGTGTCCATTGAGGGAGAGAATGGCAACCAGCCAACAGAGGCTGGGTCTGGGCCGCCCCCGGCTgccacccctcctctgcctctctgcATGTGGGTAGAGGAACTGGGttacattctttcattcattcattcaacaaatatgtatggaATACCTTCTCTGCCAGGTGCTGCTCTAGGTGCCTCTAGGGAGGGAGATAACAAAATAAGACAGATAAGGTCTTTGCCATCgcagagcttatattctagtcagggggtgggggtagggtcgGTAATAAACAGCCAAACAAGAAAAGAGCAGGTAGTGATAAGTGCGTTGGTAAAACTAGACAGTGTGACTGAGAAGCTGCTTAGTGTGGTCCGGGAAggtctctctgaggaggtgacacccAGGATAAGAACTGAATGGCGAGGATTTGGTCTAGAAAGATCTCAGCAAATCCCAGACAGAGAGAACTGGAAGTGGGCCCAAGTTATCAAGAGTGGTttggcagacttccctggtggctcagtggttaagaatccatctgccaatgcaggggacacaggttcgagcccttgtccgggaagatcccatatgccgcggagcaactaagcccatgcgccacaactactgagcctgtgctctagagccgcgagccacaactactgagcccatctgccacaactactgagcctgcgctctagagccgcgagtcacaactactgagcccgcgtgccacaactactaaagccggcacgcctagagcccgtgctccgcaaaaagagaagtcaccgcagtgagaagcccgtgcaccgcaacgaagagtagccccggctcgccgcaactagagaaagcccgcacgcagcaacaaagacccaatgcagccaaaaataaataaatttattaaaaaaaataaaaaagaaaaagagtggcttggagatgaggctggaaaagTGAAGAGGGCTCTGTAGATCTGGGCagggtttggattttattctcagTGCAGCTATTGGGTGGCTTTTAAGTAGGGGAATGGCCTTGTCTGATTTACACGCTTTAAAGTTCGCTCTGACTGCTGCACGGAGGATGGGCTGTAGGGAGCCTGTGGCACGGGCGATGGAGGCTTGGAGCAGGTGGGGCCGGGGGCTGGAAAGAAGCGTTTGTTTTGGGCTGTGTTTTGGAGTTGGGGGAAGTGAAGGATTAGCTGTTGGGGAGTGGTGAAATTAACTGAGGAATCTAGGAAGACTTCGAGATTATTGGGGGGATGGCGGTGCCATTCCCCAAGAAGAGAAGAACAGGGGAGAAGCAAGTCTGGGGGAGGAATCAAGAGTTGCCGTTTGGACATGTGCCCTTGGCGTGTGAGATGCAGCACCGTGGACTGTGGAGGAGACCAGGGCTGACCTGTTCTTTCTGCGGACTCTCTCGTCCTAGGTCATGATCTCTTCCAGCAGCCGGCACTGACGCCTGTGGGGAGTGCCCAGCCCTGGCCAGAGCCCCCGGCTCCACCCCCACCACAGGCCCCGACGCTCCGCCAGGGCTGCTTCTACCTGCTGGTGCTGGTGCCCATCACCTGTGCTCTGCTGCAGCTGTTCACCTGGTCCCAGTTCACGCTGTATGGGAGACGCCTGCACGCGGTCAAAGCCCAGCGTCAGAACCTGTCACGGGCCCAAACCCTGGACGTTAAGACGGTGTGAGGGGAGCGGCAAGGCCACCCTGCTGAGGACACTACCTGCAGCCCTGGGCGGCCAGCCCAGTGTCCTGTTCTATCGCCTTCCTGGGGTGCAGCCTGGAGGACAGATGGCGGAGTGGGAGCTCCTGGGGCTGCGCGGGGAGCGTCACTGAGGTCTAAGTTCCTGCTTGGCTGTTGGGCCCAGCTTGGGCAAGGGTTGGGGCGTTTGTGCTCAGGCACCCGCTTCCTCCTATGcggcaggaggaagaagaggaccaCGAAGGGAGGAGGCCCGCCCTGTGGTCACGTGGGGTTGCTGTGGGCACAGAGGCCTATCCCCCTACCTGGCTGGGGCTGGCGCCCTATGTGGGCCCAGAAACCACTTTGGCCCAGTCAGAGGAAGCTGACTGAGTCCCACCTGccccttgcggtggcttctctcagaACTCTCTGCCTCAGCTGTGCCTGGAGTAGCACGCCCTAGCTGCTGCAGGGCGCCCGCGCCCCCAGCTGGCCTCTCAGCGAGGTTCATTTCATCACAGACTGATCGAAGTCGGTCATTTCTATTCCCACTCCCGAGGTCTGTGCTGTGTGTGGGAGTGGTGGGTTGGGGAACAGGATTCCTTACTTAATAAGAGCAGCCTGAGAGCATTTTCAGAGATGGGTGGGGGGCCACCCACATCAGAGTCACTGAGGTAGCAGGGAGAGCCTGCAGGCCCGTGGCTGCATGGGCCCTTGGGAGCAAAACAGCTTTCAGGCCTGCGGTCGTAGCCCCAGTGCGTTTCCCATGTACCACTGCTGGACATGGTGGGCAAGGAGGAGTGGCCACTTCTAGGCTAGGGGTCCTTAACCTTGGAGTCGCTGGGGAGCTTGCGAAGATGCTGGTGTCTGAGTTGTTCCCCAAGATTCTGATTTCATGGGTCTGGGTACCGCCTGGCACTGGCGTTTTGGAAAGCTCTGTGGTGATTTTACCGTGCAGCTGGGACTGAGAACCTCTGCTTGAGGTCAGCGTCTCAGCCTCGGCACTACAGACATTTGGGGCTGGGTTGCTCTTTGTTgtggatgtttagcagcatccctggcctctgcctacTAGATGTCAGCAGCATCTCCCTCCAGTTGTGACGACCAAACATCTCCAGGCATTGCCAAGTGTGTCCTAAGGGGCGAAACTGACTTTGATTGGGAACCACTGTTCTAGGCCAATGGTTATTTGAGGGTgtgcacagcggttaagaatgtAAGCCCTAGGGCTatattgcctgggttcaaattctagctaACAAAGGGCAGAGCTCTGGGAAATTATATAATCTCTCTGTGGCTCTATTTCAATATCTGTAAAGGGAATAACAAACATACTTACACTTTGTACGGTTGTTGGGAGAATCAAATGGATTAACATTTGTAAAGTGCCTGGAAAACcgctcccccccgccccctccccgccaagTATACAGGTTTAAAATGGAGAACTGATTAATCAGAATATCTGCGCGTGGGCCCTGGGAACTGTATTTTAATAGGCTTCTGACTTCAGAGATGTGAAGAGCTGGCCCCCTCACTTGGGGTGGAGTCTCATCCATGGGCTTGGGCTTGTGCACAGGCCTGGGACCCTCATTCCTGACCTGGTCTTCATTGTGAACACCATCTTCTCTGCATCCACCTGACAGGCTGGGGCTTGGGCTAAGGTCAGGCCAAGTCTGGCTGGTGCAACAGTGCCCTCTAGAGGACAGACTAGGCCCAGTCGCAGCCTCAGATCCCGGGCCCacagctcctccctcctcccaccctgcaCTGGCTACAGACAGAGGCCCAGCTGATGTGTCTATTGGAACGAGTTTATTTTAAGTACACTGGGCCCCACCAGGCAACGTGGTTTGTGCGAGGCTGTGCGAGGGACAGGCTTGGGCTAAGGTGGGGGGGGTAGGTGAGCTGGTTAAGCACACTGCAGTCTGTGGGTCGCCACATCGCTTTCACACACACCTGCTGCTGCGGCCCACACCTGGCAGGGCCTTTGGTCGTTGGACGGCATGGGGGAGAATACTGCCTGGAATCTGGGATCAGGGCAGGTCTTGGTGTCACAGGTGAGGGTGCCGGTGAATATCTGCTAGCCCCAGCTTTGCACCATCTGGCCTGAAGAGCCTTGGGACCACTGCCAGGCCAGCCCAGTCCAGGGTAGGTACGTGGCCCCACTGGACCAGAGGAGGTGAGCCTGAGCCCATCAGCTCCTGGCATTCTTGCCTGGCCCCTCCCTAACCAAACAAGTACAAAGACAAGAATGGCACAAATCAGCCCAGAGGGGGCCATCTCGCCTCTACAACCTAGTCCCCCCTGGGTCAGCTAGCGTGGGAAAAGGCAACTTAATTGCAGCTCTTTCTCCAGTCCTAAGGAGGCTGGATCCCCAACACCCCTCCTTTGCTAGCAGCCTCCTGTTTCAGAAACTCCAACCAGCAACCAGCCTGTTGATTCCAGGCCGGTGAGcaagtggaagagggagaaagaaagaggctggAGTGACTTTGAGTGTAGCCTCTGATCCCAAACGGTCCTGAGGCCTATGGATACTGTCAGTTCACCGTTAGCAGGGAGTGGCAGGGCCCTGGACGCTACGCTAAGCTTAGGTGCTGTAAACGTTAGTGTGAACAGGGTGACTGGTGGGCAGGAGGCAGTGAGCTCCCTCGCTCCAGTCCCTGTACTGAACAAACACTTCgataaataaaactgaagatGGCTTTGCCCATGGATGGATGGAAAGCAAGGGCCTGGGACCAACAGGCTCCTGAAACTCTCCCAAGATCCccgggtgggggttgggggttaGAGCGTTAACTCTGCCACCAATCAGAAGTAGCACTACTCCTGCCCTCCTCAAATGCCCAGTGTGGTCCTGGTCTCCAGGTGAAGCTGAGGGCACCCTGCCCCCTCCTGATACCGAAGTCTCAGTAACCACTCCTGGAGTGCTCTTCCAGCTTTCTAAACCCAAACTGCAACAAAACCAGACAGAACTCAACCCTGGCCCTCAGTCCGTAATCAAGAGGCATTGAGAGCAGAATGATGAGCAAGGGGAGGCAGCAGCTGCCTTGGGCCGCAGGGCACCCtgggtggggtaggggtggggctgGCCCAGCCTAGGATGGGCAGCAGCAAGGTCTCCCGGCGGTTGGGTTtacctccctctctgtctccctatgGTAGTAAACATAGTCCCACACAGCCAGCCAAAGACCCCGCTGACGGATCAGGGCCCTCTGCCAGCACTCTTCCCTGTCAGGGGCCAGTTAGTGGTCAACCCCAGGTCTCAGGCCGTCACCATCGTGCGTAGTTCATCGTCCTTTCTGGGCCCCAGGATCCCTGGGATCCCCGGGCCACACGGCACTCGCATATGCGCACACACTCGtagccacacacccacacacacactcatacacacaggcAATTCCTCGCAAACACTCCGACTCAAGAAAGCGAGTTTTAAAGTGGAGTTAACTTCAGAGAGAGGTGAAGATGATGTCCCAATATTAGAAGGTTTTCCTGTGGATGGATCGGGCACCGTCTTCCTCATATTCCTTCTTAGAGACCCACATCTTTTTAAAGGTGTCCAGGGAGGCGAGGATGGAGCCCCTGGAGTGGAGGGAATCCAAAGGAACAATATCAGAGAAGGGGAGTGGGTATTCATGGAGCCAGCCAGTCCCCCTGGGGCCAAACCAGACCAGGCTTTTCTTTAAAGGGAGGGGGTGGTGAGGGGTAATCAATGCCTTTGCTTCCTGTTCCGCTCTTATGCCCAGAAGAGCTACTCACCCAATCCATGTGGAATACAGTCTCTCTTGCGGTGCAGATATCTGCAGGGGTGGGTGGAAAGAGGAATCTGAGACGtccatcctcccctctccctttccctgccAGTACTCACCTTTATGGCCAATTCTCACCGCCTGTGAGAGCCGGTGGACACATGGATACATTTCAGTGGCTATATTTCATACAACAGGCTTTAAGTTATGTCCCTGCTGGACCCTGTGGCCTCTCTGGGGGGTACTGTGGCCAGCGTGCTCATCTGAAGAAACAGGTTCCCGGCATCCCTAAGTATCCATGGCTCCCAGGGAAGCTGGGGCTATGTGGGGGCAAAATTTGGCTCTGTCgggggctggtgggaagcagattGTACGGCAGGAACCACACTTCTCCATTCAGGATCCCTCCTTCCTCAGGCAGGCCAGCTCTCCTCAGCAGTCACTAAGATGTTAGACTGTGCCACAGGGGAGCAGCCAAAGTCAGTCTCCTGTCAGTGTTACAGTTTCCCTGAAAGCCCACATGTGGGGCCCTCAGCCTAGCACCCTGCCACATCTGGGTATCAGAACTGCCCCCTTTTGTGAAGAGGGAGAGTGAAGATGGGTCCTCCCCTCTGGCGGGTTTCAGGGGCAGAGTAGAAGCTGGGAGCCATCTGGCGGTGCCCGAAAAACTTGGGCAGAGCAGGAGGGGAGGCCACGCCACATGGCCCTCCAGATCCTTGGAGGCTCAGTtccacccagcccctggccccgcccccagcaTGCTCCTACCCTGATCTTCACATCTTTCGGAGCCAGTTTCTTCACTTCACTCAATAGCCTGTCACCAAAACCTGAATGGGCAGGAAAGGAGAATCTCACGTCAATTCTCTGGGCGTCTGGGCCCAGCAGTATGTGGAAGCTTCCTGGGGAAGGGCGCTGAGAGCAAAGACCAACCTTTGAACAGGGTGGAGCCTCCCGAAAGGACGATGTTAGAGAAAAGTGTGCGCCGCAGGTCCATGTCAGACTTCTGGATGGCGAACACCAGCACTTCATGGATGCCCTCGCTCTCCTCGCCGATCAGGTCCGGCCTGAACAGCAGCTCAGGTGCCCGGAATCGGGAAGGACCAATCTGTGGGGGGGCCGCAAGCTtctcaggctggggtgggggctgaggTCCCTCTGGGGGTGGGAATGGAAGAGGGCCCTCTGCCCACGGCTTCGTAACCAGGTGGCTAGGAAGGCCACGCTCAGGCAAGACCTTGTAGGTCAAGGGCCCCAAGGAACAAAGAGAGGGCCCCTgggaacaaaaaggaacaaacaggGCTCCTGGGAAACTACAGAGAGGAAGCTCCTGTGTGTAATCCTAGCTCTGGCACTTGCCAGCCAGAGACTTAACAGATGGATTCATTCATTTGTAGAAATTTCTTCCTATCAATGGAGGTCCAGGGAGATGGAACTCACCCTACACTGTGCCTAAGTGGTTAAGGACAGCACTATACCTCACCCTTCCTAATCCCATTCCGACCTAGGAAAATGCCTCTGGTGCCTCCTCCCCTCCACACAGGACAAGCAAAGTCCCTGGCACCTCACTCTGCAGGAGATGCTGCAGCTCAAGAGCTATGCGGCTCCAGGCAGACGGTGTGAAGGACCGGACTCCAGCCTGCCCGTGGGAAGTTTGGTTTGGGCCCAGAGCTTTTGGGGCCTGGGGGGCCTGAGGGGAGAGGTCCGGCCGCCTACCTCAATGGTGCTGCCGTCGGGCAGGTAGTACTGTGCCTTCTCCGTCTCTAGTGTCTCATCCTTCTGCGGGTTTATGGATAGGTAGCAGGCTCTCTGCAGAACCAAGCACAAGTCAGGCAGGCAGGAAACCTGGCGCCTACCCAGTCAAAGTCCCCGGGAGTGATGAGCTGCTGCAGAAATCTGCCCATTGCAGTGACTGCCCTAAAGGTCGTTAGAGCTGCATATCCTAAGTGCCACCCAGTGAGGGCTGACAGAAATCTCCCTGCCCCTTCTTAGCATATGCGTTTTCACCTGCTCCACCTTCCTGGTGGGCAAGCGTGGCAACTCAGCTTTCTGGATTTGGGTCTGAGACCACACCCTAGTTTTAGTCCAGACTCAGGTGTTTTTCTCCTACTACTCATACGGTTCTGGGTACCGCCTACCCAGCTCCGAGGTTACCTAGAGCTATAGGTGGCAGGAGGGTTCATtttacctaaaaagaaaaaagtattctgACTTCTTCAAGGATGTAAAAGAACGTACGTAATTTGTACGTAATGtataaaaaacattaaataaacgAGCATGGGTGTGCTCATCACCCAGCTTAGGAAATAGAGGCAGCTCCCTTTCTAccacaagacggcagcacttTGGAAGGTGAATCCGTCGGGGTCAGGGGACCCAGCTGGAGATCATACAGCTGCCAGGAGGCCTGGCTGCGGAGGGCAGAGCCTGATCCCCAGGACAGGAGCTTCGCCGCTCTTCGCTTCAGGTCGCGGAGGTCCTGGCTGCTCTTCCCactccctctcccagccctgggcccaCGGGGCCAACACTTACTTCTTTTATGGCCTTGACAATCTCAAACTCGGAGGATGAGTGGAAATCATAGCCTTCCTTGCGCAGGTAGAGGCGAAGGAAGCGAGAGACGTCCCGGCCAGCGATGTCGATGCGCATGATTGAGTGGGGCATGGCAAAGCCCTCGTAAATGGGCACAGCGTGGGTGACGCCATCCCCAGAATCCAGCACCACACCCGTGGTCCTGCCGGTGGCATAACTGAAGCAAAGGGGGCAAACCATCACCAACACCTGCCTCCTCACTCTGGGAAGAAACTCACTTCTTGCTAGAGTTCAATGTCAGCTAAACTAAAGCTGGGGCCTGCCTGCTCCAGAAGCCTTCGACTGGACTAAGTACGAAGGCAGCCTGAGCACTGAAGCAAGCAAGCCTGTAGTGTCTGAAGGAAAGGAGCTGAGCTTCTCCAAGCTCCTTCCCCAACCCCCAGCAGAGCAGGTCTTCTAACCGCAGGAGATGGCCTGGCCTTCAACTGCTTCAGGGACCCAGCCTGAGGGACAGTTTTTACTCTCTAGACAAGAGGAAAAAACTCAAATGCCTACAGGGGTCAGGCAGGAAAAGTGaatgagtaaaagaaaataatatcttcACTTTCATAAAAAACTAGCTTTTTCCCACATGGCCCTCTAGGTCTGTCcttagttttttctcttttggtaagGACAAGGGTACAGACATATATTTCTGTGATATGAGGGGAAAAACCCACAATGTTTCATAAATAGCAACTGACATTCTGCCTTCGTGTTGGGAGGACAACAGGCAATGGAGAGGACTGTGGTGAAGTCAAGTTTGCAAACCCTATCTAAAGTGCAGCTGCTACTTTATTTCAGCTCCAGCTGATTTTTGTTCTAGAGGAATGCAGGCCCAGCATTACCAGATCTTCCCATTTTTTCAGAGAAGCCAGAAATTTGGATTTTGATAGGGAATGtcctaatttttaaatgctggcTCACAATTTTTTAACGGGGCCAAACACATGCCGTCTGTAGGTCACCAGTGTACGATCTCGGCAATATACCTAACCCTGGTGTGAGGCAGGTTGGGAGCATGACAGAATGATGCGGGTGTGAGAACAGGGAACACAGAGGTGTTTTCATCACGACCCTATCACCAGCCTTGCATAGCACCCGGCACAAGTAGGCCCTGAAATAATACCCGAAGTCATTACAGGGGCCTGCAGGGAGAGCTGTTGCAGCACATGGCCTTTCCAGCAGGCTGAGTGGAGAGCCTCTGGCACCAAACCAGCACGGAGTTACGAGACTGGGAGACAGCCTCAATGCTCCCTTTCCCACCATCCAACCTTCCCTGGCAGAGATGCTCAGGTGACTCTGAACCAACCCAAAGGAGAAGCAGCCTCGATTCTGCCAAAGGACTGCTTTCCCCACAAGGGGCCAGGCTAGCCAGCCAGCTGCTACTCACAGGCTGAGCACAGCTTGCATGGAGATGAAAAGGGCTGGCACATTGAAGGTCTCGAAGAAAACTTCAGCAGCTCGTTCCCGGTTTTTCCGTGGGTTTAAAGGCGCCTCCGTCAGGAGCACAGGATGCTGGTGAAAGATGCCCAGACGGCAATCAGGGCGAGGCCAGATTCCCACCCCTCATTAGTACTGTGTGGCTGGCTGGAGAGCTCAGGCGACCTTTGTCAGCCTCTCTCCAAAAAAGGACAAACTGGGCTTGTCACCTATCCCCACCCAAGTCAGTTTCTCAACTTTCTAAATTCACACCCCCTTTAAAGTCTCATTCTGTCCT
This window contains:
- the ACTR1A gene encoding alpha-centractin; its protein translation is MESYDVIANQPVVIDNGSGVIKAGFAGDQIPKYCFPNYVGRPKHVRVMAGALEGDIFIGPKAEEHRGLLSIRYPMEHGIVKDWNDMERIWQYVYSKDQLQTFSEEHPVLLTEAPLNPRKNRERAAEVFFETFNVPALFISMQAVLSLYATGRTTGVVLDSGDGVTHAVPIYEGFAMPHSIMRIDIAGRDVSRFLRLYLRKEGYDFHSSSEFEIVKAIKERACYLSINPQKDETLETEKAQYYLPDGSTIEIGPSRFRAPELLFRPDLIGEESEGIHEVLVFAIQKSDMDLRRTLFSNIVLSGGSTLFKGFGDRLLSEVKKLAPKDVKIRISAPQERLYSTWIGGSILASLDTFKKMWVSKKEYEEDGARSIHRKTF